From a single Streptomyces misionensis genomic region:
- a CDS encoding SDR family oxidoreductase gives MNDSPVALITGGGSGIGAAVARQLLDAGHRVTVTGRTERRLRDFADGLGNPEGLQTIVGDASSYDDIRNAVDRTLEAYGRLDTVVANAGFATHDSVAEGDPAGWAEMVLTNVLGPALLIRASVDALKETRGRIVLVGSVAGFVNTPGNLYGATKWAVTGLAENTRRQVTEFGIGVTLVAPGRVETPFWDGYGSLPPGHLLTAEQIADSVVWAIRQPAGVDVNTVVVRPLGQPN, from the coding sequence ATGAACGACTCTCCGGTCGCGCTCATCACCGGCGGAGGCAGCGGCATCGGCGCGGCCGTGGCCCGGCAGTTGCTGGACGCGGGACACCGGGTCACGGTCACGGGCCGCACGGAGCGGCGGCTGCGGGACTTCGCGGACGGTTTGGGGAATCCGGAAGGACTGCAGACGATCGTCGGCGACGCGTCGTCGTACGACGATATACGGAATGCGGTCGACCGTACGCTCGAGGCATACGGCCGACTGGACACGGTCGTCGCCAACGCCGGCTTCGCCACCCATGACTCCGTGGCCGAGGGCGACCCGGCCGGCTGGGCCGAGATGGTCCTCACCAACGTCCTCGGCCCCGCCCTGCTGATCCGCGCCTCGGTCGACGCGCTGAAGGAGACCCGAGGCCGGATCGTGCTCGTCGGCAGCGTCGCCGGGTTCGTGAACACGCCCGGCAACCTGTACGGGGCGACCAAGTGGGCGGTCACCGGCCTCGCGGAGAACACCCGGCGTCAGGTGACGGAGTTCGGCATCGGGGTGACCCTGGTCGCCCCCGGCCGGGTGGAGACCCCCTTCTGGGACGGCTACGGCAGCCTGCCCCCGGGGCACCTGCTGACCGCCGAGCAGATCGCCGACTCCGTCGTCTGGGCGATCCGGCAGCCGGCCGGGGTCGACGTCAACACCGTGGTCGTACGCCCGCTGGGCCAGCCCAACTGA
- a CDS encoding glycoside hydrolase family 75 protein gives MRLRTLTLAMASGAALLAAGLLPANALATPAPKTAQEGSVSAADLLAKVKSCSQISNGKYKTDDETSATVPVCGKNGAVFWKADMDIDCDGQRTTNCNEDRDPWFQDDTAFHQSDGKPLKSESLPYVVVPSTSSIWNYSDAGIKGGGVVAVIYDNKVEYAVVGDTGPTNIIGEASYATAKALGIDPDPATGGADSGVTYILFKNSKVSPIESHSAAVSLGDQLAKQFLAAN, from the coding sequence GTGCGTCTTCGAACACTGACCCTCGCCATGGCCTCCGGGGCCGCCCTGCTCGCCGCCGGCCTCCTGCCCGCGAACGCGCTCGCCACGCCCGCCCCGAAGACCGCCCAGGAGGGCTCGGTCAGCGCGGCCGACCTGCTCGCCAAGGTGAAGTCCTGCTCGCAGATATCCAACGGCAAGTACAAGACCGACGACGAGACCTCGGCCACGGTTCCCGTGTGCGGCAAGAACGGCGCGGTGTTCTGGAAGGCCGACATGGACATCGACTGCGACGGCCAGCGCACCACCAACTGCAACGAGGACCGCGACCCCTGGTTCCAGGACGACACCGCCTTCCACCAGTCGGACGGCAAGCCGCTGAAGTCCGAGTCGCTGCCCTACGTCGTGGTGCCCAGCACCAGCAGCATCTGGAACTACTCCGACGCCGGGATCAAGGGCGGCGGCGTGGTCGCGGTGATCTACGACAACAAGGTGGAGTACGCCGTCGTCGGCGACACCGGCCCCACGAACATCATCGGCGAGGCGTCGTACGCCACCGCCAAGGCGCTGGGCATCGACCCCGACCCGGCGACCGGCGGCGCGGACTCGGGCGTGACCTACATCCTGTTCAAGAACTCCAAGGTCTCCCCCATCGAGAGCCACAGCGCCGCCGTCTCCCTCGGCGACCAGCTGGCCAAGCAGTTCCTGGCCGCCAACTGA
- the kdpF gene encoding K(+)-transporting ATPase subunit F — MTAENIVGLVVAVALLGYLVLALIYPERF, encoded by the coding sequence GTGACCGCCGAGAACATCGTCGGCCTGGTCGTGGCCGTCGCCCTCCTGGGCTATCTCGTCCTCGCCCTGATCTATCCGGAGAGGTTCTGA
- a CDS encoding class I SAM-dependent methyltransferase — protein sequence MAHDHQHSTRHGHGQGHGHGHGHGHGNGTDIDWNEMAPLLEAQAELFGPLYEQALGWLAGEVPDPGLIVDAGSGPGVLSCLFARTFPGARVVAVDGTAPLLDRARARAAREGFGDRFDTLTGELPEVLEKLEQPAGLLWASRSLHHLGDQRAALTAFARRLAPGGTLALLEGGLPSRFLPRDIGIGRPGLGARLDALEEEWFARMRAELPGSVAEIEDWPALLTAAGLRHTGTRSFLLDLPAPATDRARAYVAASLGRLREGFADALTTEDRDTLDRLLDPADPASVHQRPDVFVLSAHTVYTAVRPA from the coding sequence ATGGCGCACGACCACCAGCACAGCACCCGGCACGGCCACGGGCAAGGCCATGGGCACGGCCACGGCCACGGTCACGGCAACGGCACGGACATCGACTGGAACGAGATGGCCCCCCTGCTGGAGGCCCAGGCGGAGCTGTTCGGCCCGCTGTACGAGCAGGCCCTCGGCTGGCTCGCCGGCGAGGTCCCCGACCCGGGGCTGATCGTGGACGCGGGCAGCGGACCCGGAGTGCTGTCCTGCCTGTTCGCCCGGACCTTCCCCGGCGCCCGGGTCGTCGCCGTGGACGGCACCGCCCCGCTGCTGGACCGCGCCCGCGCCCGCGCCGCCCGCGAGGGCTTCGGCGACCGCTTCGACACCCTCACCGGCGAACTCCCCGAGGTGCTGGAGAAGCTGGAGCAGCCGGCCGGCCTGCTGTGGGCGAGCCGCAGCCTGCACCACCTGGGCGACCAGCGGGCCGCGCTCACCGCGTTCGCCCGCCGGCTCGCCCCCGGCGGCACCCTGGCCCTCCTCGAAGGCGGCCTGCCCTCCCGCTTCCTGCCCCGGGACATCGGCATCGGCCGTCCGGGCCTCGGAGCGCGGCTCGACGCGCTGGAGGAGGAGTGGTTCGCCCGGATGCGCGCCGAACTGCCGGGCTCGGTCGCCGAGATCGAGGACTGGCCCGCGCTGCTGACCGCGGCGGGCCTGCGGCACACCGGGACCCGCAGCTTCCTGCTGGACCTGCCCGCCCCGGCCACCGACCGGGCCCGCGCCTACGTCGCCGCCTCCCTCGGCCGGCTGCGCGAGGGCTTCGCCGACGCGCTGACCACCGAGGACCGCGACACCCTGGACCGTCTGCTGGATCCCGCCGACCCCGCGAGCGTCCACCAGCGGCCGGACGTCTTCGTGCTGTCCGCGCACACGGTGTACACGGCGGTACGACCCGCCTGA
- a CDS encoding aldo/keto reductase, with product MSSKVPPIILNNGVEMPQLGFGVWQVQDDEAERAVATALEAGYRSIDTAAAYGNEEGTGRAIAASGLPREDVFVTTKLWNSDQGYDATLRAFDTSLTKLGLDYVDLYLIHWPLPARDTYVDTYKALEKLYADGRARAIGVSNFLPEHLRRLTGETSVIPAVNQIELHPHLQQHAAREYHAELGIATEAWSPLGQGKGLLEVPAIVAIGQKHNRTPAQVVLRWHIQQGTVVIPKSVTPSRIKENIDVFGFKLDDEDLAAIGALNEDRRIGPDPATFDMA from the coding sequence GTGAGCAGCAAGGTCCCCCCGATCATCCTCAACAACGGCGTCGAGATGCCCCAGCTGGGGTTCGGCGTGTGGCAGGTGCAGGACGACGAGGCCGAGCGGGCCGTCGCCACCGCACTGGAGGCCGGGTACCGCAGCATCGACACCGCCGCGGCCTACGGCAACGAAGAAGGCACCGGCCGGGCCATCGCGGCCTCCGGTCTGCCCCGCGAGGACGTCTTCGTCACCACCAAGCTCTGGAACAGCGACCAGGGGTACGACGCCACGCTGCGCGCCTTCGACACGTCGCTCACCAAGCTGGGACTCGACTACGTCGACCTGTACCTGATCCACTGGCCGCTGCCCGCCAGGGACACCTACGTCGACACCTACAAGGCGCTCGAAAAGCTGTACGCCGACGGCCGGGCCCGTGCCATCGGCGTGTCCAACTTCCTTCCCGAGCACCTGCGTCGGCTGACCGGCGAGACCTCCGTCATCCCGGCGGTCAACCAGATCGAGCTGCACCCCCATCTGCAGCAGCACGCGGCGCGGGAGTACCACGCCGAGCTGGGCATCGCGACCGAGGCGTGGTCGCCGCTCGGCCAGGGCAAGGGGCTGCTCGAGGTGCCGGCGATCGTGGCGATCGGGCAGAAGCACAACCGCACTCCGGCCCAGGTGGTACTGCGCTGGCACATCCAGCAGGGCACCGTCGTGATCCCGAAGTCCGTGACGCCGTCGCGGATCAAGGAGAACATCGACGTGTTCGGCTTCAAGCTGGACGACGAGGACCTGGCGGCGATCGGCGCGCTCAACGAGGACCGGCGGATCGGTCCCGACCCGGCCACGTTCGACATGGCCTGA
- a CDS encoding phytanoyl-CoA dioxygenase family protein, with protein MDNDMVERFLADGFVKIEGAVPPRVAEDCARLLWRETGYDPQDPAGWKEPVVRIGGMAQGPFAAAANSPVLHEAFDLLVGERRWVPRYSLGTFPLRFPHPEDPGDAGWHIEGSYLPEGASWYHTNLRSRDRALLMLFLFSEVTHEDAPTRIRVGSHLDVPPLLEPYGEAGVSGLDIAPALVEASAHRQLALATGRLGDVYLCHPFLVHAAQPHRGTRPRFMAQPPLDPAVPYELDRPDGAYSPVETAIRRGLGR; from the coding sequence ATGGACAACGACATGGTGGAGCGGTTCCTCGCCGACGGTTTCGTGAAGATCGAGGGCGCGGTGCCACCCCGGGTCGCCGAGGACTGCGCTCGCCTGCTGTGGCGGGAGACGGGGTACGACCCGCAGGACCCCGCCGGCTGGAAGGAGCCGGTGGTGCGGATAGGCGGCATGGCGCAAGGGCCGTTCGCGGCCGCCGCCAACTCCCCCGTGCTGCACGAGGCGTTCGACCTGCTGGTGGGAGAGCGGCGCTGGGTGCCCCGGTATTCGCTGGGCACGTTCCCGCTGCGCTTCCCGCACCCCGAGGACCCGGGCGACGCCGGCTGGCACATCGAGGGGAGCTATCTGCCCGAGGGCGCGTCCTGGTACCACACCAATCTGCGTTCCAGGGACCGGGCGTTGCTGATGCTGTTCCTGTTCAGCGAGGTGACGCACGAGGACGCACCGACCCGCATCCGGGTCGGCTCGCATCTGGACGTACCGCCGCTGCTGGAGCCGTACGGCGAGGCCGGGGTGTCGGGGCTGGACATCGCGCCGGCGCTGGTCGAGGCGAGTGCGCACCGGCAGCTCGCCCTGGCCACCGGGCGGCTGGGCGACGTCTACCTGTGCCATCCGTTCCTGGTGCACGCGGCGCAGCCGCACCGCGGCACCCGGCCGCGTTTCATGGCGCAGCCGCCACTGGATCCGGCGGTGCCGTACGAGCTGGACCGGCCGGACGGGGCGTACTCGCCGGTGGAGACGGCGATCCGCCGGGGGCTGGGCCGCTGA
- the kdpC gene encoding potassium-transporting ATPase subunit KdpC → MTNSLTNTARLLTAGLRALIVLTVLTGVVYPLALTGVAQGLFPHQANGSEIRSHGKVVGSSLIGQQGYGPEYFQPRPAGGLGSNSLNTRYKLEVSGATNLAADNPKLVRAVEAAKAKIVKDNSVPGYPVRPSQVPADAVTSSGSGLDPDISPAYAALQVHRVAARTGLPVAEVGKLVEEHTTGRTLGFIGEPRVNVLELNTALRDLVAKG, encoded by the coding sequence ATGACCAACTCCCTTACGAACACCGCCCGCCTGCTCACCGCGGGCCTGCGTGCCCTGATCGTCCTCACCGTGCTCACCGGCGTGGTCTACCCGCTGGCCCTCACCGGGGTCGCCCAGGGGCTCTTCCCCCATCAGGCCAACGGCTCCGAGATCCGCTCGCACGGCAAGGTCGTCGGCTCCTCCCTCATCGGCCAGCAGGGCTACGGCCCGGAGTACTTCCAGCCCCGCCCGGCCGGCGGTCTCGGCAGCAACTCCCTCAACACGCGGTACAAGCTGGAGGTCTCGGGAGCGACTAATCTGGCCGCCGACAACCCGAAACTCGTCCGGGCGGTCGAGGCCGCCAAGGCGAAGATCGTCAAGGACAACTCCGTGCCCGGCTACCCCGTGCGGCCCTCCCAGGTCCCCGCCGACGCCGTCACCTCCTCCGGCTCCGGTCTCGACCCCGACATCTCCCCGGCCTACGCCGCTCTCCAGGTCCACCGGGTCGCCGCCCGCACCGGGCTGCCGGTGGCCGAGGTCGGCAAACTGGTCGAGGAACACACCACCGGCCGCACCCTCGGCTTCATCGGCGAACCCCGGGTGAACGTCCTGGAACTCAACACCGCCCTCCGGGACCTCGTCGCCAAGGGCTGA
- the kdpB gene encoding potassium-transporting ATPase subunit KdpB → MTTRTESHEDAMSTSTLAPHQDAPTGHRPEKSRVGAGLFDPGQLVTSLPQALRKLDPRVMVKSPVMFVVWIGSVLTTVFSCADPGDWFGWTISAWLWLTVVFANLAEAVAEGRGKAQADTLRKAKTDTVARRLTGRVEERIPGTALVVGDLVVCEAGDIIPGDGDVVEGVASVDESAITGESAPVIRESGGDRSAVTGGTKVLSDRIVVRITTEPGDTFIDRMIRLVEGAARQKTPNEIALNILLASLTIVFLLACATLPPFADHAGTHLTLVVLVALLVCLIPTTIGALLSAIGIAGMDRLVQRNVLAMSGRAVEAAGDVSTLLLDKTGTITLGNRRAAEFVPVEGTTEAEVADAAQLSSLADETPEGRSVVVLAKERYGLRERHRGELANAEWIAFTAQTRMSGVDVDGRRVRKGAAASVIAWVKEQGGDAGADTDRIADRISEAGGTPLLVAVHDEHGARVLGVIHLKDVVKEGMRERFEELRRMGIKTVMITGDNPLTAKAIAREAGVDDFLAEATPEDKMALIKREQAGGKLVAMTGDGTNDAPALAQADVGVAMNTGTSAAKEAGNMVDLDSNPTKLIEIVEIGKQLLITRGALTTFSIANDVAKYFAIIPALFAAVYPGLDKLNIMRLSSPSSAILSAVVFNALIIVALVPLSLRGVRYRPMSADRMLRRNLAVYGIGGLVAPFLGIKIIDLLISLIPGIG, encoded by the coding sequence ATGACCACCCGAACGGAAAGCCACGAGGACGCGATGTCCACTTCCACCCTCGCGCCCCACCAGGACGCGCCCACCGGGCACCGGCCCGAAAAGAGCCGTGTCGGGGCCGGTCTCTTCGATCCGGGGCAGCTGGTCACGTCCCTGCCCCAGGCGCTGCGCAAGCTCGACCCCCGGGTGATGGTCAAGTCCCCCGTGATGTTCGTGGTGTGGATCGGATCGGTCCTGACCACCGTCTTCTCCTGCGCCGACCCGGGCGACTGGTTCGGCTGGACCATCAGTGCCTGGCTGTGGCTGACGGTCGTCTTCGCCAACCTCGCGGAAGCGGTCGCCGAGGGCCGCGGCAAGGCCCAGGCCGACACGCTGCGCAAGGCGAAGACCGACACCGTCGCCCGCCGGCTCACCGGCCGGGTCGAGGAACGAATACCGGGCACCGCGCTGGTCGTCGGCGACCTGGTGGTCTGCGAGGCCGGCGACATCATCCCCGGCGACGGCGATGTCGTCGAGGGTGTCGCCTCGGTGGACGAGTCGGCGATCACCGGTGAGTCCGCGCCGGTCATCCGCGAGTCCGGCGGCGACCGCAGCGCCGTCACCGGCGGCACCAAGGTGCTGTCCGACCGGATCGTCGTACGGATCACCACCGAGCCCGGCGACACCTTCATCGACCGCATGATCCGCCTGGTCGAGGGCGCGGCCCGGCAGAAGACCCCCAACGAGATCGCCCTCAACATCCTGCTGGCCTCGCTGACCATCGTCTTCCTGCTGGCCTGCGCCACCCTGCCGCCGTTCGCCGACCACGCGGGCACCCATCTGACCCTGGTGGTCCTGGTCGCCCTGCTGGTCTGCCTGATCCCGACCACGATCGGCGCGCTGCTCTCCGCGATCGGCATCGCCGGCATGGACCGCCTGGTCCAGCGCAATGTGCTCGCCATGTCGGGCCGCGCGGTCGAGGCGGCGGGCGACGTCTCCACCCTGCTCCTCGACAAGACCGGCACCATCACCCTCGGCAACCGCCGGGCCGCCGAGTTCGTGCCGGTCGAGGGCACCACCGAGGCCGAGGTCGCCGACGCCGCCCAGCTGTCCTCCCTCGCCGACGAGACGCCCGAGGGCCGCTCGGTCGTCGTCCTGGCGAAGGAACGGTACGGGCTGCGCGAACGCCACCGGGGCGAACTCGCGAACGCCGAGTGGATCGCCTTCACCGCCCAGACCCGGATGTCCGGTGTGGACGTCGACGGCCGCAGGGTCCGCAAGGGCGCCGCCGCCTCGGTCATCGCCTGGGTGAAGGAGCAGGGCGGCGACGCCGGCGCCGACACCGACCGGATCGCCGACCGGATCTCCGAGGCCGGCGGCACCCCGCTGCTCGTCGCCGTCCACGACGAACACGGCGCCCGCGTCCTCGGCGTCATCCACCTCAAGGACGTCGTCAAGGAAGGCATGCGCGAGCGGTTCGAGGAACTGCGCCGCATGGGCATCAAGACGGTGATGATCACCGGCGACAACCCGCTCACCGCGAAGGCGATCGCGCGGGAGGCGGGCGTGGACGACTTCCTCGCCGAGGCCACCCCCGAGGACAAGATGGCCCTCATCAAGCGCGAGCAGGCGGGCGGCAAACTGGTCGCGATGACCGGCGACGGCACCAACGACGCCCCGGCCCTCGCGCAGGCGGACGTCGGCGTGGCGATGAACACGGGCACGTCGGCCGCCAAGGAGGCCGGCAACATGGTCGACCTCGACTCCAACCCGACCAAACTGATCGAGATCGTCGAGATCGGCAAGCAACTCCTCATCACCCGGGGCGCGTTGACGACGTTCTCCATCGCCAACGACGTCGCCAAGTACTTCGCGATCATCCCGGCGCTGTTCGCCGCCGTCTATCCGGGCCTGGACAAGCTCAACATCATGCGGCTGTCCTCGCCGAGTTCCGCGATCCTGTCGGCCGTCGTCTTCAACGCGCTGATCATCGTCGCGCTGGTGCCGCTGTCCCTGCGGGGCGTGCGGTACCGGCCGATGAGCGCGGACCGGATGCTGCGCCGCAACCTCGCCGTCTACGGCATCGGCGGCCTGGTCGCCCCGTTCCTCGGCATCAAAATCATCGACCTGCTCATCTCGCTGATCCCCGGGATCGGGTGA
- a CDS encoding class I SAM-dependent methyltransferase yields the protein MLDYDKEADVYDASRGGEARAQAAAAAVLGLIPDGPRRLLDLACGTGIVTREIAAGRPALRVTGADLAPAMTRMATARLPGKIVRADSRRLPFPAATFDAVTSIWLLHLPDDPGDVRAVVAECARVLRPGGVYVTTVDKAAAHDVGSDIDAVLADRPVRPAEDAADKVTAYAARHGLAPAGRAVFRGVGQGRSPRGAIADLRRGWFTRLPPDDPRTECYAARLAGLPDQDRPRPDPLFTLCAFRKPVVD from the coding sequence GTGCTCGATTACGACAAGGAAGCCGACGTCTACGACGCCTCCCGCGGCGGCGAGGCCCGCGCCCAAGCCGCCGCGGCCGCCGTCCTCGGTCTCATACCCGACGGTCCCCGCCGCCTCCTCGATCTCGCCTGCGGCACCGGCATCGTCACCCGTGAGATCGCCGCGGGCCGCCCCGCGCTCCGGGTGACCGGCGCGGACCTCGCCCCCGCCATGACCCGGATGGCCACCGCCCGTCTGCCCGGCAAAATCGTCCGCGCCGACAGCCGCCGGCTGCCGTTCCCCGCCGCCACCTTCGACGCCGTCACCAGCATCTGGCTGCTGCACCTGCCGGACGACCCCGGCGACGTGCGCGCCGTCGTCGCCGAGTGCGCCCGCGTCCTGCGGCCCGGCGGGGTGTACGTCACCACCGTCGACAAGGCCGCCGCACACGACGTGGGCAGCGACATCGACGCCGTACTCGCCGACCGCCCGGTACGGCCCGCCGAGGACGCCGCGGACAAGGTCACCGCGTACGCCGCCCGGCACGGGCTCGCCCCCGCCGGCCGGGCCGTCTTCCGGGGCGTCGGCCAGGGCCGCAGTCCCCGCGGCGCCATCGCCGACCTGCGCCGCGGCTGGTTTACCCGGCTGCCTCCCGACGACCCCCGCACCGAGTGCTACGCCGCCCGTCTCGCCGGGCTCCCGGACCAGGACCGGCCCCGCCCGGACCCGCTCTTCACCCTCTGCGCCTTCCGCAAACCGGTCGTGGACTGA
- the kdpA gene encoding potassium-transporting ATPase subunit KdpA produces the protein MGPVPAGVLQTLALIGALALVYVPLGTYMARVYSSRRHLRVERWLYRGIGADPDAEMTWPAYLRALLAFSAVSVLFLYLLQRLQGFLPGSLGFASVSPAQSFNTAVSFVTNTNWQSYSGEQTMGHVVQTAGLAVQNFVSAAVGMAVAMALVRGFSRSRTGELGNFWSDLVRGTLRVLLPIAAVAAVVLVACGAIQNFSGIHEVGQFMGGSQQWNGGAVASQEAIKELGTNGGGYFNANSAHPFENPTPFTNLLEIFLILVIPFCLTRTFGVLTGSARQGYAILATMGTIWLGFTALMMATEFAHHGPALQAAGGALEGKEVRFGVGGSSIFAVATTLTSTGAVDSFHSSFTGLGGGVTMLGMMLGEIAPGGVGSGLYGILVMAVIAVFIAGLMVGRTPEYLGKKIGAREMKLAACYILVTPALVLVFTAASMALPTPPDSALNPGAHGFSEVLYAFTSAANNNGSAFAGLNANTDWFNTMTALAMLLGRFVPMVFVLALAGSLAGQRPVPVTAGTLRTEKPLFTGLLVGAILIITGLTYFPALALGPLAEGLA, from the coding sequence ATGGGTCCCGTACCGGCAGGCGTGCTCCAGACACTCGCCCTCATAGGCGCTCTCGCACTCGTCTACGTCCCCCTGGGCACCTACATGGCCCGGGTCTACTCCTCCCGCCGGCACCTGCGGGTGGAGCGATGGCTCTACAGAGGCATCGGAGCCGACCCGGACGCCGAGATGACCTGGCCCGCGTATCTGCGGGCGCTGCTCGCCTTCTCGGCCGTGAGCGTCCTGTTCCTCTACCTCCTCCAGCGCCTCCAGGGCTTCCTGCCCGGTTCGCTCGGCTTCGCCTCGGTGAGCCCGGCGCAGTCGTTCAACACGGCCGTCTCGTTCGTGACCAACACCAACTGGCAGTCGTACTCCGGCGAGCAGACGATGGGGCACGTCGTGCAGACCGCCGGTCTGGCCGTGCAGAACTTCGTCTCCGCCGCCGTCGGAATGGCCGTCGCGATGGCGCTCGTGCGCGGCTTCTCCCGCTCCCGCACCGGTGAACTCGGCAACTTCTGGTCCGACCTGGTGCGCGGCACCCTGCGCGTCCTCCTGCCGATCGCCGCCGTCGCCGCGGTGGTCCTGGTCGCGTGCGGCGCGATCCAGAACTTCTCCGGCATCCACGAGGTCGGCCAGTTCATGGGCGGCTCGCAGCAGTGGAACGGCGGCGCGGTCGCCTCCCAGGAAGCCATCAAGGAACTGGGCACCAACGGCGGCGGCTACTTCAACGCCAACTCGGCCCACCCCTTCGAGAACCCCACGCCGTTCACCAACCTCCTCGAGATCTTCCTGATCCTGGTCATCCCGTTCTGCCTGACCCGCACCTTCGGTGTGCTGACCGGCTCGGCACGCCAGGGCTACGCCATCCTCGCCACCATGGGCACCATCTGGCTCGGGTTCACCGCGCTGATGATGGCGACCGAGTTCGCCCACCACGGCCCGGCGCTCCAGGCGGCGGGCGGCGCCCTGGAGGGCAAGGAGGTCCGCTTCGGCGTCGGCGGCTCCTCGATCTTCGCGGTGGCCACGACGCTGACCTCGACCGGTGCGGTGGACTCCTTCCACTCCTCCTTCACCGGCCTCGGCGGGGGCGTCACCATGCTCGGCATGATGCTGGGCGAGATAGCGCCCGGCGGCGTCGGCTCCGGCCTGTACGGCATCCTCGTCATGGCGGTGATCGCGGTCTTCATCGCCGGTCTCATGGTCGGCCGCACCCCCGAGTACCTGGGCAAGAAGATCGGCGCCCGCGAGATGAAACTCGCCGCCTGCTACATCCTCGTCACCCCGGCGCTCGTGCTGGTCTTCACCGCCGCGTCGATGGCGCTGCCGACCCCGCCGGACTCCGCGCTCAACCCCGGCGCGCACGGCTTCTCCGAGGTGCTGTACGCCTTCACCTCCGCGGCGAACAACAACGGTTCGGCCTTCGCCGGTCTGAACGCCAACACCGACTGGTTCAACACCATGACCGCACTGGCGATGCTGCTGGGCCGCTTCGTGCCGATGGTGTTCGTGCTGGCGCTGGCCGGCTCGCTCGCCGGGCAGCGGCCGGTACCGGTCACGGCGGGCACCCTGCGCACCGAAAAGCCCTTGTTCACCGGCCTGTTGGTCGGCGCGATCCTGATCATCACCGGTCTCACGTACTTCCCGGCCCTCGCGCTGGGACCGCTCGCCGAAGGGCTGGCGTGA